A window from Vicia villosa cultivar HV-30 ecotype Madison, WI unplaced genomic scaffold, Vvil1.0 ctg.000487F_1_1, whole genome shotgun sequence encodes these proteins:
- the LOC131628877 gene encoding extensin-2-like, producing the protein MGSSIGARQWPRLIYAIALCIITFTTFAIADDDKPYYGGQYPYNNYPQPPYTYKPPPYNNYQSPPPYAYKFPPYNNYQSPPPYAYKFPPYNYQSPPPYDNKFPPYYYKSPPSPYVDKFPPYYYKPPPLPSPSPPPPYFDKFPPYYYKSPPPSPSPPPPYVYISPPPPYVYNSPPPPPPSPPPPYVYKSPPPPPYVYKSPPPPSPPPPYIYKSPPPPYPSPPPPYVYKSPPPPSPSPPPPYVYKSSPPPYVYESPPYIYKPPPYVYESPPYIYKPPSLPPYVYKSPPPSYIYAPPSRPSYSSPPPYFYKSPPAPYNPYPYNFPPPPVY; encoded by the coding sequence ATGGGAAGTTCAATTGGGGCGAGGCAATGGCCTCGACTCATATATGCAATAGCACTTTGCATAATCACTTTTACTACTTTTGCTATTGCTGATGACGATAAGCCATACTATGGAGGTCAATATCCATACAACAACTATCCCCAACCACCTTACACTTACAAACCACCTCCATATAATAACTATCAATCTCCACCCCCATATGCTTACAAATTCCCTCCATATAATAACTATCAATCTCCACCCCCATATGCTTACAAATTTCCTCCATATAATTATCAATCTCCTCCTCCATATGATAATAAATTCCCTCCATATTACTATAAATCTCCACCATCTCCTTATGTCGACAAATTTCCTCCATATTACTATAAACCCCCACCTCTACCATCCCCATCGCCACCACCTCCTTATTTCGATAAATTTCCACCATATTACTACAAATCTCCTCCACCATCTCCATCACCACCACCTCCATATGTATATATTAGTCCACCACCTCCATATGTTTACAactcaccaccaccaccacccccTTCACCACCTCCTCCATACGTCTATAAGTCACCACCTCCTCCACCATATGTATACAAGAGCCCACCCCCACCCTCACCACCACCTCCATATATCTACAAATCTCCTCCACCACCATACCCCTCTCCTCCTCCACCATATGTGTACAAGTCACCACCACCCCCATCTCCTTCACCACCTCCTCCATACGTATACAAGTCTTCCCCCCCTCCATATGTTTATGAGTCTCCACCATATATCTATAAACCCCCTCCATATGTTTATGAGTCTCCACCATATATCTATAAACCCCCATCACTACCTCCGTATGTTTATAAATCTCCTCCTCCATCCTACATCTATGCACCCCCATCGCGTCCATCTTATTCATCACCTCCTCCATACTTTTACAAGTCTCCACCTGCACCTTATAATCCTTACCCATATAATTTCCCTCCACCACCTGTGTACTAA